A segment of the Phoenix dactylifera cultivar Barhee BC4 chromosome 15, palm_55x_up_171113_PBpolish2nd_filt_p, whole genome shotgun sequence genome:
AGAGCTTGATAAATTAGGAACATCACCTCAACTAGCTACCATCATAGCAAAGGAAGATTGGGTGAATGAAGAGCAGTGGGAAAAGAAACACATGCTATGCTCACACCAATCGATGCCCAATGACAGGACCAACCACAATGGTCAAGGGGGAGCACATCAAGAGTGCAACACTCTATGGCAGTGAAATGTTAAGGAAAGGTCACCATAGAACCAAATCCAGTTAGATAAGGAGGGCCAATTATGGTGGTGGGCCTAGTCGAACCACCCATAAAAGCTAGTCCGGTAGCCATGGAAAGAAGATATTTCTCCAAGTAACaagaaatggaaagaaaaaaaagttgcaAATCCATAGGAAAGGGGTGATGAGGAGCTTGCTCACTCAGATTCTGCGACTACTGAACCCTCGGACAACCGATTGCCCAAATCATCTTGCGGTACAATTAATGATGCTAATTACATTTTAAGTGATGATGCATCTGATGGCCAAGGAGGCAGCAATGCAATGTGTCTCACAACACCTAGTCTAAGTCTGCTCACTAGCAAGTTGTATTTCACTCATGCCATGCAAGATGCAGACCATGATGGACATCGTAAAGCAAGCAAGGATACAATAGCATATAGAATATTGGTTCCTCGAGATGGTTAAGGACATGACATTGCTACAACTGACAAGTAGAGTAGGGTCTCTGGACATCTCTGGATTCTCATCATACTCTCGATCCTATTCAGCACAATTAAGGTATTATCCTATGCATATCCTTCGTTTGAGGTATCATATTTGAGTGACTATTATTATCCATAGATTGAGCTAGATTATAGGTTAGATTTCATTGCCACAATCTTCTCTCAAATGGGAgtaggatgcttggcctagtaTCAGATAGAGGATTAGTATCAAGATAGCTATCCATGAAGCCCATATTATTGGATAGAAAGGTTGGCACAATATCTTGAAGTCAAATTCAAAACCTCGACTATGAAAAGATCTCAATGTTTAAGAATGGCAGAGACACTCCATGAGGGATTCAGATGTTGGTAtgtattttaattcaaataaatttgatataCGTATTTTCAAGCTCAAAATACGCATTATCTATGTTTAATTATGATAAATCTATATTTAATTGTTAAAATTAGATCCATTGAGCAATCATACGATCTCTCAAgaccaacataaaataaaatgatattAAAATCATAATTCAAAGATCCATAAACCTTAAGTATCCTTACAAACCAAAAAagtgaaaaattgaaaaaaaaaaaaaagcaaaaacagAGAACCGATGCCAAGCAAGTATGCTTCGATGTATTGTGTCGATATGGTTCAGTTCAGTACCATATTGTACTAGAACTTGACTAGTATGGTCCCCAATACTATGATTGTAAACATTGTAAGAGACCctataataaaaagaaataatatgtAAGATGCAAGTTCTAATACCTTGCTGGCAGTCTAAATCTACGATAACATATTAGTCCTCCCAAAAGTTCAAGCTAATTGACTCAAAAGCTACTGAAGTCATGCGCCAGTCATTTGACCAACATAGCCAGTCACAGCATTATCATAAAACAGGTACATATTAAAATCTCAATTTTAGACTTCTGGGAACCATACCTGATCAAACTTTAACTTTCAAGTATTGAATAATTGTAACTACGAATATTTACTACTAAATAGTAGAACAATACATGTTTACCATTAGTTAGGACCAAGCAATATATATGACATCAATCAAATGGGTATTTTGGTGACCTTGTGACTTATTGTGCAATAATAACAAGATTAATGCATTACACAATAAAACCCCTATAAATCTTTTGATCATATATCTGAGAAGATATCTCGAATAAGGAGTCATATGATGATCGGTTCTTTCTGCTACCAAAAGTCTCTAGCATAGATGCAATACGGCCATTGCCTCTACTGATGGCCTCTTTAACTGAGGAAGCCCTCCTGAACTCTAGATCTACCTAACTGCTCACAGAATCAGAGTCCGACTCAAAGTATGAGGGTCCAAATCGAGTTCTATGTCTGGCCACCTCATCCTGTTACCATTGATCATTCAGGCTCGCCTGAATGGTAGCCTAGACCTGTGCCTCCTCGTCATCTGGAGTGGACGCCTCCTCTGACTCTCTGGAGTGATAGAAAGGTGGCTCTACCACTCGACTATCCATCTCCGCCTTCTTCTTGGAAACTTTTCTTCGTTGCTTTGAAATCAATGAAGTGTttcttcaaagaaaacaagaaatatatataACCTCTAAGTAGGGCAGCTTTAGAGGTGAAAGTGGATTGGATGTTGCTAAGCAACGGGGAACGGAACACTATCTAGATGTGGATAAAAATTTGAACATCCGACTAATATCCGTAGCTATATCCATCCgtcaaagaaaaatagatatggatatggatagataACTACCAATCTGTATTCGATTATCTGATTCTATCTATAATcctatttaattatatatagcactcatgaacgtttaagaaaaataaatgaccatattaacatgctattaatttgatttatcatCTGCTTAGTAATATCTTTAATTCTGTAgttataaagtttaattatccatatttatatctatGCTTTCGGTATCCAATTTATATCTGTAttcatttaaaacaaatacacatTTGAATTTTTGCATTCGACTAACATCcgtatccatatctatattcgttaaacaaaataaatatggatataagtatACTAGTATTTAATCCATATACTATCCAATTTCAGCCCTAGGCAGCTTGGTGCCAAAAACTGGAGCATCCTAGCTAGGTTCTCCCTCAGTCTTGACTTTGTCGAAAAGCCGCAATAAAATTTGTAGGCTAAGCCATAACCACAGCCTATCATTAGAGTGCTATATTACTGCATAAAATCTATGAGAACAACACACTTGGGAGGTAGAGCTCGTGTCATATTAAGTACAAACTAGGGCGAAGATAAGATCCCGACAAACCGAACAATTCAGCACCTAACACGAAGATATTTTAGGAGTGGCAGCCACAACATTAATTAATACACGCAACTACATCAACAGTCCATACGTTGAAGCCGATCCCCATAGCATTGACCATCAGAACTCAGGCGGTATTTTCTTTAACCACTATAACAGGGCTTGCTGCATGGTTCACCACGTAGCTGCTTACGCTTCCCAGAAGAGCCCTGCAAACCAAAAGGCACGGCTTGAATCATTAAAACATGTTTGTCCTAATTATCTTTCCAGTGATCTTTTATTCTGTGAAAGTTTGCATGAACGGTGAAGTCCATGTTTAGACGTGTATTTTCCCTTTTTTAGGAACTCGAGTTTGGAGTAGTAGTACTAGTAGATGTTAACATGATGAGAGAATTAACAATCAATACATTTAATGAGCATGATTAAGCTTAGAAGgaaaattaatacatatatagatgaaTCACTTTGTTCCCATCAACTGATGAGATGGATGACTATGGTTTCCTgtgattccttttttttttccccatttGCGTAAATTGAGGGATGCACTCGCTTTTATTCAGTAGACTTCTCTTGTTTTGCTCTTATCCAGAGAGCTGAAACTTAGAGATGCGGGCTAATAGTTtgggggaggaagagagagagagagagagatttggttTCCTTATATTGGGTGGAAGAGGAGACTTCTTTTCTCGCTCGATCTCCCACTTCTTTCCCTTTAGTCTAGCAAATTTGATGCCATTCCAAAGGAAAGTAAGGTGCTAACAGGCTGGAGCCACATGAGCTAGAGATGGAAATGCACTGCAAGAGTTTGTATCATAATTgctgaaatataatttttctggaTGGATAAGACTCAGATCACCAATCAACTTTGGCTTCTTTAACTCTTACATCTATTTTGTGATACTAGTTATTTCATTTTTTGGCAAATTTCTGGAGAAGGTTCAAGCAAAATCAAATATGTTGGATCTCTTGAGATTTTCCTCTTTTGATTACAGAAAATAAAGCCTGGCAATGGAATTTTGATGATGAGCGGCAACTGACCTCTTCACTTTGCTGAGTCCTCTGCTACCTACTGCTAGGCAGTGCAGTGGGATCTTCTCGGTTGCTTCCCACAACTTCCCCTTCGGGTCACCCCAATATATCTTGGCAACAACTTCTACCTGTATAAAAACATTCCCCGGTTACGAATTGAGTCCCTTTCGATGCATAAAAGCATTTAGATAATAATAAACTGGTGGAAAAGAGAAAGTATACCCCTTTCTGATTTGCCACATCATGGAGTATTTCAAGCGTTTCCTTGTCTGGGAAAACCCCATACCTTTTCATTATGTAGCGATCCGAGAATTCATCCAAGGGAATGAAGGCTAATTAAACAACCAAAATTAAGGAAGAAATAGTTAAAAAGGCGAAacgttctttcttctttttaaatattagaGGGGCTAATCCCTCCTCCTcttttatatacatatatatattatgccTAATGGACCAACTCCAATTAGAATCCAAGCCCCGCCTCCTTGTTTAAGTGGCAAGAGGTGATATCATCTAAGTGCGTGCTTGGTGGTAAAAGGTTAAACATTCTTAAAGCAGTCCATACATAAAATTATTACAGAAACCTAACAATTTAGCTTTCAATTAGTATCGGA
Coding sequences within it:
- the LOC103711573 gene encoding universal stress protein A-like protein — encoded protein: MARRNVGVAVDFSACSKAALRWASTNLVRRGDRLILVHVNNCYQNEQGIVHLWENTGSPFIPLDEFSDRYIMKRYGVFPDKETLEILHDVANQKGVEVVAKIYWGDPKGKLWEATEKIPLHCLAVGSRGLSKVKRALLGSVSSYVVNHAASPVIVVKENTA